The DNA region CCGGCATGATCGACGCGCTCTACGAGCTCGCCAAGGAGAAGCACGACCACGCCACGCAGGTCGCGTTGCAGTGGTTCATCACCGAGCAGGTAGAGGAAGAGGCGAGCGCCGAGGACGCCGTCGCGCAGCTGCGCATGGCGGGCGACAACGCCGCCGCGCTGCTCATGCTGGACCAGAAGTTCGGGGCGCGAACAGCCGTCGAGTAGGCGTTCGGGCAGACCCGGCCGAACAGCGGCCCGCCGGTGCGTTCCGGCGGGCCGTTTTCTCGTGGGGCTTGACCCTGACGTACCGTGAGGGTTTAGCGTGCGATCGAGGTGATCGAGAAGAGACTCGGAGGCCGCATGGAAATCACGGTTGGTGAACTCGCGCTACGCACCGGTCTGACGGTGCGCACGCTGCACCACTACGATGACATCGGGCTGCTCGCGCCGGTTTCGCGCAGCCCTGCCGGCTACCGGCTCTACGGGCCCGGCGACGTGCGGCGGCTGCAGCGGATCGTATCGCTGCGGGCATTGGGGTTGCCGCTCGCAGACATCGCGGACTCCCTCGATCGACCCGAAATGACCCTTGGCCGCGTGTTGCGGATGCACGCCGAAAGGCTGGACCGGCAGCTCGACTCCCTGCGCGCCCTGCGGGAGCGCGTGCGGTCGCTGGCCGGACGGCTCGACGCCGAAGGTGGCGTCTCGGCCGAAGAACTCATCGCGCTGATGGAGATGACCACGATGTTCGAGAAACACTTTACCGCAGAGCAGCTTCAGACGTTGGCCGCCAGACGCGAAGAGCTGGGCGAGGACGTCATCCGTGCCGCGGAGGAAGAGTGGCCGAGGCTGATCGCCCGCGCCCGCGCCGCGATGGAGGCCGAGCTTCCGCTCGACGACCCCGAGGTCCGGGAGATCGCGGCCCGCTGGCGCGAACTGACCGAGGCGTTCACGGGGGGCGATGAGGGCATCGCGGACGCCGTACGGGACGTGTACTGGAGTGAGCCGGAGGCGCG from Gemmatimonadota bacterium includes:
- a CDS encoding MerR family transcriptional regulator, with the protein product MEITVGELALRTGLTVRTLHHYDDIGLLAPVSRSPAGYRLYGPGDVRRLQRIVSLRALGLPLADIADSLDRPEMTLGRVLRMHAERLDRQLDSLRALRERVRSLAGRLDAEGGVSAEELIALMEMTTMFEKHFTAEQLQTLAARREELGEDVIRAAEEEWPRLIARARAAMEAELPLDDPEVREIAARWRELTEAFTGGDEGIADAVRDVYWSEPEARQMAGFDPDIWAFIARASAAAR